The proteins below come from a single Pedobacter aquae genomic window:
- a CDS encoding alpha/beta hydrolase family protein — protein sequence MSLKPGTKVNFLDYLKHDSNDILLAINERNPENFDVYNLDLKTGKRVMIEKNPGSIVEWIADNDGEIRMAIGSDGVTETLYYREKGSKAFKAIKSSNFISTLKPIGLSSKANHIFALSDINRDKKAVVELNCLTGEETKVWYENKERDVLEVSYSRKGKSLNFAVFEDPKREIYFFDEQLKSAFADIKKKLNGDEIRLIHKDQKEQHLIIRTFTDKDPGSYYFYNLEDKNLMKLADVNPDIKPSEMCEMKHVKFKNRDGLEIEGFLTLPKGRGVKNLPVIIYPHSGPNLKNSWAYSPEVQFFANRGYAVFQINFRGSTGFGKAFLKEGFKNWSKNIQYDITDGVNWLIEEDIADANRIAIFGYSFGGFSALNQVVYNSKMYVCAASYSGYINLFTYLKGFPAYYKPYQQMLDVIIGNPEKDVEYLRYSSPVFQTNRIKTPLIIWQGGKDPRVNLSETNQFVKEIRKNNVEVNYIVNENEGHNLSDEKSRINFYAQLDLFFDKYLNRSK from the coding sequence GTGTCTCTTAAACCGGGTACAAAAGTTAATTTCTTAGATTATTTAAAACACGATTCTAATGATATTCTTTTAGCTATTAATGAGCGAAATCCAGAGAATTTTGATGTTTATAACTTGGATTTAAAAACCGGTAAAAGGGTGATGATAGAAAAAAACCCAGGTAGCATTGTAGAGTGGATTGCAGATAACGATGGCGAGATAAGAATGGCTATAGGTAGCGATGGTGTAACCGAAACTTTGTATTACCGCGAAAAGGGAAGTAAAGCTTTTAAAGCAATAAAATCTAGCAATTTTATAAGTACGTTAAAGCCTATTGGTTTAAGTAGCAAAGCCAACCATATTTTTGCGCTTTCTGATATCAATAGAGATAAGAAAGCTGTGGTAGAACTTAATTGTTTAACAGGCGAAGAAACCAAAGTTTGGTACGAGAATAAAGAGAGAGATGTTTTAGAGGTGAGTTATTCTAGAAAAGGTAAATCGTTAAATTTTGCTGTTTTTGAAGATCCAAAAAGAGAAATTTATTTTTTTGATGAGCAATTAAAGAGCGCTTTCGCTGATATTAAAAAGAAGTTAAATGGTGATGAAATAAGGTTGATACACAAAGATCAAAAAGAGCAACATTTAATCATCAGAACTTTTACAGATAAAGACCCGGGTTCATATTATTTCTACAATTTAGAAGATAAGAATTTAATGAAACTGGCAGATGTAAACCCTGATATTAAACCATCTGAAATGTGCGAAATGAAGCATGTAAAGTTTAAAAACAGAGATGGTTTAGAAATTGAAGGATTTTTAACCTTACCTAAAGGCAGAGGGGTTAAAAATTTACCTGTAATTATCTATCCACACAGCGGCCCAAACCTAAAAAACTCTTGGGCTTACTCTCCTGAGGTACAATTTTTTGCTAATAGGGGTTATGCTGTTTTTCAAATTAATTTTAGAGGTTCAACAGGCTTTGGGAAAGCATTTTTAAAAGAAGGCTTTAAAAATTGGAGTAAAAACATTCAATATGACATTACGGATGGCGTTAATTGGCTGATTGAGGAAGATATAGCCGATGCTAATCGTATTGCCATTTTTGGTTATAGTTTTGGGGGATTTTCTGCCTTAAACCAAGTGGTTTATAATTCTAAAATGTACGTTTGTGCCGCCTCTTATTCTGGTTACATCAATTTATTTACCTATTTAAAAGGCTTCCCCGCTTATTATAAGCCTTACCAACAAATGTTGGATGTGATTATTGGTAACCCCGAAAAGGATGTTGAATACTTACGATATTCGTCGCCCGTTTTTCAAACCAATAGAATAAAAACGCCACTTATTATTTGGCAAGGAGGTAAAGATCCGAGGGTGAATTTAAGTGAGACTAACCAGTTTGTGAAAGAAATTCGTAAGAATAATGTTGAAGTAAATTATATTGTAAATGAAAATGAAGGACATAACTTAAGTGATGAGAAGAGTAGAATAAATTTTTACGCTCAGTTAGATTTATTTTTTGATAAATATCTAAATCGTTCTAAATAA
- a CDS encoding sensor histidine kinase yields the protein MKAEELRYRKNFLLIIVFMVLISVSLIVALFLGYNFTRKYVENEFSSKKIEVLEQTIAPYNSFFQNAVPEVSFYQGYLDSASASKYADSVLQQYRFVDRIIFYDAQISNRPIEDGLTLGKLSLGIKNVFRYGRNISKDSIVIFDDSNPGGLSLNNAEELNKAGLKLGNYIEQADTTQALSEEIIFKTFYNIIPNRITYMNVPRREEIKVYKDLMLKELPLSPRYQQDIFTFELNPYQLVIKNTHPEIYQFINIRKQSFDPILEKPNLLTTDISLSGPFADYKLYFASEKDFLIKEVGRRFMPIAFGVFFIYCILALITFLIYRNLNINQKLFKLQYDFINNFTHEFKTPVSVIKIAGNNIKSAKELTEREKNHYGKILDEEADRLNDLMNRLLSFTQIENRAIKLKNEEINLEIFAQNIIDSFQIKYADYEIDLSIKGVETFKSDPLLLGSLFDNLIENAYKYANPGSKFLKISIYKSKKNIIFSFEDKGIGIDRKEIKNIFKKFYRIQSQYNQQGSVGLGLAFCKELVNFMDGDITVTSRPGIGSHFKITLPYDR from the coding sequence ATGAAGGCAGAAGAATTAAGATATCGTAAAAACTTCCTCTTGATTATAGTTTTTATGGTTTTAATTTCTGTTTCTTTAATTGTAGCACTTTTTCTAGGCTATAATTTTACAAGAAAATATGTAGAGAACGAGTTCTCCTCTAAAAAGATTGAAGTTTTAGAGCAAACCATAGCACCTTACAACTCCTTTTTCCAAAATGCTGTTCCAGAAGTTTCTTTTTACCAAGGATATTTAGATTCTGCTTCTGCCTCTAAGTACGCAGATTCTGTTCTTCAGCAATACCGTTTTGTAGACCGTATTATTTTTTATGATGCTCAAATTAGTAATAGGCCCATAGAGGATGGTTTAACACTGGGGAAGCTTTCCTTAGGGATAAAAAATGTTTTTAGGTATGGGCGTAATATCTCAAAAGATTCTATTGTTATTTTTGATGACTCAAACCCTGGAGGCTTATCTTTAAATAATGCGGAAGAGCTTAACAAAGCTGGCTTAAAACTTGGTAATTATATAGAGCAAGCAGATACTACACAGGCTTTATCAGAAGAAATTATCTTTAAAACTTTTTATAATATTATTCCTAATCGTATTACCTATATGAACGTACCTAGGAGAGAAGAAATAAAGGTTTATAAAGATTTGATGCTAAAAGAGCTGCCTCTTTCTCCAAGGTATCAACAAGATATTTTCACTTTTGAGCTTAATCCTTATCAGTTAGTGATTAAAAATACTCATCCAGAGATTTATCAATTTATAAATATTCGAAAGCAATCTTTTGATCCTATTTTAGAGAAGCCTAATTTGCTTACGACTGATATTTCTTTATCAGGTCCTTTTGCAGATTATAAGCTTTATTTCGCTAGTGAGAAGGATTTTTTAATTAAAGAAGTTGGTAGAAGGTTTATGCCTATTGCCTTTGGTGTATTTTTCATTTACTGCATTTTAGCGTTGATTACTTTTCTCATTTATCGTAATTTAAACATCAATCAAAAGCTATTTAAACTGCAATATGATTTCATAAATAATTTTACTCACGAGTTTAAAACGCCTGTTTCTGTTATTAAAATTGCTGGTAACAATATTAAAAGCGCCAAAGAATTAACAGAAAGAGAAAAAAACCATTATGGTAAAATTTTAGATGAAGAGGCTGATAGGTTGAATGATTTGATGAATAGGCTATTATCTTTCACGCAAATAGAAAACCGAGCTATTAAACTCAAAAATGAAGAAATAAATCTCGAGATTTTTGCTCAAAACATTATAGATTCTTTTCAAATTAAATATGCAGACTACGAAATTGATTTATCAATTAAAGGAGTTGAAACTTTTAAATCAGATCCGTTGTTACTAGGTAGTTTGTTTGATAATTTAATAGAGAACGCTTACAAATATGCCAATCCGGGAAGCAAATTCCTTAAAATCAGCATTTATAAATCCAAGAAAAACATTATATTTTCTTTTGAGGATAAAGGTATTGGTATAGACCGTAAAGAAATAAAGAATATATTTAAGAAATTTTATCGCATCCAGAGCCAATACAACCAACAAGGTAGTGTAGGTTTAGGTTTGGCCTTTTGTAAAGAACTGGTTAATTTTATGGATGGTGATATTACCGTAACTAGCAGGCCCGGTATAGGCTCGCATTTTAAAATAACTTTGCCATACGATAGATAA
- a CDS encoding response regulator transcription factor translates to MQKDIKIAIIEDDENLRFLVSHRLQTEGYKVVECADGNLAEEMVLTEQPAIVLLDWMLPGKQGSEICAALRAKGFENLIIMMTAKAQDPDKIDAYNFGASDYVTKPFNMDVLVAMLDSKIKYVVSHDKSEISKFGDMEHHPNTHSLLKNSKKIELTILENRILLYFLKNINSIISRDDLMMVVWGYNSDVNTRTLDMHIVRLRKKIEDNPDRPQFLQTVRGVGYRFQV, encoded by the coding sequence ATGCAAAAAGACATTAAAATAGCAATTATTGAGGACGATGAAAATCTTAGATTTTTAGTTTCTCATCGTTTACAAACAGAAGGATATAAAGTAGTAGAATGTGCGGATGGCAACTTGGCAGAAGAAATGGTTTTAACCGAGCAACCTGCTATAGTACTTTTAGATTGGATGCTACCGGGTAAACAAGGTTCTGAAATATGTGCCGCATTGAGAGCTAAAGGTTTTGAGAATCTCATCATCATGATGACCGCTAAAGCACAAGACCCAGATAAAATAGATGCTTATAATTTTGGAGCTTCAGATTACGTGACCAAACCTTTCAATATGGATGTTTTGGTAGCCATGCTAGATAGTAAGATTAAATATGTGGTTAGCCACGATAAATCTGAAATTAGCAAGTTTGGCGATATGGAGCATCATCCCAATACACATTCTTTATTGAAGAACAGTAAGAAAATAGAGCTGACTATTCTAGAAAACAGAATTTTACTTTATTTCTTGAAAAATATAAACAGCATCATCAGCAGAGATGATTTAATGATGGTAGTTTGGGGTTACAACTCTGATGTAAATACCAGAACGCTAGACATGCACATTGTAAGGCTAAGAAAGAAAATAGAAGATAACCCAGACCGCCCGCAGTTTTTACAAACAGTACGTGGAGTAGGGTACAGATTTCAGGTTTAA
- a CDS encoding sensor histidine kinase, giving the protein MGIIRYLIHPKLNDPLHEDYKKAVIFAYALVVTNVFLIFYLVYFFAFHSHDHVKITTNLLGYIWFLIAAIYFRLKSDLSSSLGFFMFICTLPVLVSVYHTGGIYSVDNIWLLLLIVCAYLFTNITVGNILSGFVIVFMITLYILDINQTFAFKNYIIKNTSTHNVFTYVFVIVFLSGLIIAFKKVLEKANHKIQSLKQERIQELEEKIKSKTEELSKLRNELARDFHDEMGNKLASITILSQSISLRINHQEDHKEEIKELLHNIEERSMQLYHGTKDFIWSIDFKSDYADELFIYLRDFGEDFFVKLGVSFNSESAVKPENNLRFNATVSRQLIYIFKEIMTNAAKHANASQIVFKMKEFNAGIEIYFSDNGTGFTDTEVCKRGINNINNRIKKIGGILNMISQLDKGTIFTVWAPLASKD; this is encoded by the coding sequence ATGGGCATAATTCGATATTTAATTCATCCTAAACTTAATGATCCTCTGCATGAAGATTACAAAAAAGCAGTAATTTTTGCCTATGCATTGGTGGTTACTAATGTTTTTCTGATCTTTTACCTTGTTTACTTTTTTGCCTTCCACAGTCATGATCATGTTAAAATTACAACCAATCTTTTAGGTTATATATGGTTTTTAATTGCTGCCATTTATTTCAGACTAAAGTCTGATTTAAGTAGTTCTTTAGGCTTTTTCATGTTTATTTGTACCTTGCCAGTTTTGGTAAGCGTTTATCATACGGGTGGTATTTATTCAGTTGATAATATATGGCTGCTTTTATTAATTGTTTGTGCCTATTTGTTTACCAATATCACAGTAGGTAATATCTTATCGGGTTTTGTGATTGTGTTTATGATAACCCTATACATCTTAGATATTAATCAAACTTTTGCCTTTAAAAATTATATAATCAAGAACACATCAACACATAATGTTTTTACTTATGTTTTTGTTATTGTTTTTTTATCAGGATTAATCATCGCTTTTAAAAAAGTACTAGAAAAAGCAAACCACAAAATACAAAGCTTAAAGCAAGAACGAATTCAAGAGTTAGAAGAAAAAATTAAATCAAAAACAGAGGAGTTAAGTAAATTAAGGAATGAGCTAGCTAGAGATTTTCATGATGAAATGGGTAATAAATTGGCTAGTATAACCATTCTATCGCAATCTATAAGCTTAAGAATTAATCATCAGGAAGATCATAAAGAAGAAATCAAAGAGCTATTGCATAATATAGAAGAGCGTTCAATGCAGCTTTATCATGGTACAAAAGATTTTATTTGGTCTATAGATTTTAAGAGTGATTATGCAGATGAACTGTTTATCTATTTGCGAGACTTTGGAGAAGATTTCTTTGTAAAATTAGGCGTCAGCTTTAATTCAGAATCGGCTGTAAAGCCAGAAAACAACCTCAGGTTTAACGCCACTGTAAGCAGACAACTGATTTATATTTTCAAAGAAATTATGACCAATGCTGCTAAACACGCTAATGCATCGCAGATAGTTTTTAAGATGAAAGAGTTTAATGCTGGGATAGAAATTTATTTTTCTGATAATGGAACAGGATTTACCGATACTGAAGTTTGCAAACGCGGCATCAATAACATCAATAATAGGATAAAAAAAATTGGAGGTATTTTAAATATGATCTCTCAGTTGGATAAAGGAACAATATTTACTGTTTGGGCTCCATTAGCCTCTAAAGATTAA
- a CDS encoding response regulator transcription factor gives MNLQKEIIIIEDNCDVSKGFELLINSSENYRVIAVYDNCEDAIKNIKKLRPDIILMDIDLPGMSGIEGTSIIKNKYPKIDIIMITVFENSERVFEAMCAGAIGYLTKNNGYQELIKALDEASKGGAPMSANIARMIVKSFEKNVIENPLSKKETVVLTQLAEGKSYKSIAVNLDISVDTVKFHIKNIYIKLQVNNKEDAIARAKEFKYI, from the coding sequence ATGAACTTACAAAAGGAAATTATCATCATAGAAGATAATTGCGATGTTTCTAAAGGATTTGAACTACTGATCAATAGTAGTGAAAATTATAGAGTTATAGCAGTTTATGATAACTGCGAAGACGCTATCAAAAATATTAAAAAATTAAGACCCGATATTATTTTAATGGATATTGACTTACCTGGGATGAGTGGTATTGAAGGTACATCTATTATCAAAAATAAATACCCTAAAATTGATATCATTATGATTACAGTTTTTGAAAATAGCGAACGCGTTTTTGAAGCCATGTGTGCTGGAGCAATAGGTTATCTTACCAAAAATAACGGCTACCAAGAATTGATTAAGGCTTTAGACGAGGCCTCTAAAGGTGGTGCTCCTATGAGCGCCAATATCGCTAGAATGATAGTAAAGTCTTTTGAAAAAAATGTTATTGAAAATCCACTATCTAAAAAAGAAACTGTTGTTTTAACACAGCTTGCAGAAGGTAAAAGTTATAAATCTATTGCAGTAAATCTAGATATTAGTGTGGATACAGTAAAATTCCACATCAAAAATATTTATATCAAATTACAGGTAAATAATAAAGAAGACGCTATCGCAAGAGCAAAAGAATTTAAATATATATAG